In one Rhopalosiphum padi isolate XX-2018 chromosome 3, ASM2088224v1, whole genome shotgun sequence genomic region, the following are encoded:
- the LOC132927820 gene encoding uncharacterized protein LOC132927820: MPKRRCVFTPQLKLEFPFLQDADEVGKIFCTICKSVFSIEHGGRSDITQHVTKVKKHLLALSAASKHEKVTSFFLKNDPSGSTDESRRTAAQEGIFAFHTVIHNHSFRSMDCTSSLLKQMYNKKFTCARTKAESIVLNVLAPFAMQQIYKEIENINFATIMIDTSNHKNLKIVPILIRYFKPNSGIQIKVFEVTNLKGETANILSTYIIESLKKHKLSDKIVAFSGDNCNTNFGGVLRKGSNNVFSILNNNLKTNIFGVGCAAHILHNAMQSSADVLPIDVEIIVNKIFQFFHIYTVRVEHLKEFCEYANVEYKNILGSVKTRWLSLLPAITRIIDIYPGLKSYFEKQEKCPTILKSFFNDPMSIVWFHFLQSQLKVVCDTVTKIEGDKISACEVAEELEILVGKIKNRKHLNFLTTNILSLLNDLKNNNMYNESSFKKSTDLFYNTFLSYVEKWGCHFDQLKIFHWVQLINCPTWENVQKCIKFLMENNRNNSNIKLDEDNLFDEFSHVEQIFKSRIHEWQKNSAKVEVKWCEIFEYTKAHNIDTTNISKIVEYSLAIPGTNAAVERIFSTINVLWTDEKNRFLVETIKSIIIVKTHFKNLSCNEFYNILLKETRLLDEIGSAQKYTKTSKEEIYMPSSSK, from the coding sequence atgccCAAAAGACGGTGCGTTTTTACTCcacaattaaaattagaatttccttTTTTACAAGATGCTGACGAagtaggaaaaatattttgtaccataTGTAAGTCAGTGTTTTCTATAGAACATGGTGGACGTTCAGACATAACACAACAtgttacaaaagtaaaaaaacatttactggCATTATCAGCTGCATCAAAACACGAAAAggtaacttctttttttttaaaaaatgatccgAGTGGGTCCACTGACGAAAGTAGACGTACTGCAGCACAAGAAGGGATATTCGCATTTCATACCGTGATACACAATCACTCATTTCGATCAATGGACTGCACATCATctcttttaaaacaaatgtataataaaaaatttacatgtgCGAGAACTAAGGCTGAATCGattgttttaaatgtgttaGCTCCTTTCGCCATGCAACAAATTTATaaggaaatagaaaatataaattttgctaCAATTATGATAGATACTTCTAACCATAAGAACCTAAAAATCGTACCAATTTTAATACGTTATTTCAAACCAAATTCGGGAATACAAATCAAAGTTTTTgaagtaacaaatttaaaaggagaaacagcaaatattttatcaacttatataattgaaagtttaaaaaagcATAAGTTGTCAGATAAAATTGTTGCATTTTCTGGAGATAATTGCAATACTAACTTTGGAGGTGTTTTAAGAAAAggatcaaataatgttttttcaattttaaataacaatttaaaaacgaatatttttggaGTAGGTTGCGCTGCTCATATTTTGCACAACGCTATGCAATCAAGTGCTGATGTGTTACCTATTGATGTAGAAATCATAGTTaacaaaatttttcaattttttcatatcTATACAGTTCGAGTTGAACATTTGAAAGAGTTTTGTGAATATGcaaatgttgaatataaaaatattcttggaagTGTAAAAACTCGTTGGTTATCCTTATTACCTGCAATAACaagaattattgatatttacccGGGCTTAAAATCATACTTCGAGAAACAGGAAAAGTGtcctacaatattaaaatcgttttttaacgATCCTATGTCTATAGTGTggtttcattttttacaaagCCAATTAAAGGTTGTCTGTGATACTGTAACTAAAATAGAAGGAGATAAAATATCAGCCTGTGAAGTTGCAGAGGAATTAGAAATTTtagttggaaaaataaaaaatagaaaacatctAAACTTccttacaacaaatattttatcgcttttaaatgatttaaaaaacaataatatgtataatgaaagctcattcaaaaaaagtactgatctattttataatacttttttatcttACGTAGAAAAATGGGGTTGCCACTTTGAccagttgaaaatatttcattgggTCCAACTAATAAACTGTCCTACTTgggaaaatgttcaaaaatgtattaaatttcttatgGAAAACAACCGAAATAattctaacataaaattagatgaagataatttatttgatgaattcaGTCATGtagaacaaatttttaaatcacgaATTCATGAATGGCAAAAAAATTCCGCTAAAGTAGAAGTTAAGTGGtgtgaaatatttgaatacactaAAGCTCATAACATTGATACAACTAACATATCAAAAATCGTAGAATATTCTTTGGCAATTCCTGGTACAAATGCTGCAGTAGAACGGATTTTTTCAACCATTAATGTGTTGTGGACAgatgaaaaaaatcgatttttggttgaaactatcaaatcaattataatcgtaaaaacacactttaaaaacttatcttgtaatgagttttataatattctattaaaagaaACTAGGTTACTTGATGAAATCGGTTCAGCacaaaagtatacaaaaacatCAAAAGAAGAAATTTACATGCCATcgtcatcaaaataa
- the LOC132925250 gene encoding paramyosin-like, which translates to MASETKGAVHKLSKKAINAKHCPCNNHILNNSFSKSSKVTSCRNASGTMRKVTVVEQVPKQKTNIRKNHLTMQNVKSKTNTNFVKNENIPNKCVSSMDEAILRWDKLMSKVKVSSNNQEVVTAESKINIHKNVLKSDVNNRYTRAVNLSNTNDIEPLKVEMEKMNNFMEQFNDKLKTVTAELSNEKSSNIVLMKSVTAALDKYQNLELEQKTREEIYYKEKLDSCTKELENVIIENNDLLKRLQDSEVKLDNANKKILTLLEKTDDSEYVEKIKEIEDERLEWKSYQIHLENQIAENHKALNRKEQYIKNQDYVIENLTQEKLSLETRLNNPVLELQSNRSEEIEKYQKEIRQLSAIIADTEKTLEATKESYNIEMSEMRERLRNLEKLIVTKTDLINQQNLTLDLLREITPTTNDNSMVITIMDLIKKPKRKPSVGRSTRGAKRLRSIRENDTNANEET; encoded by the exons ATGGCTTCTGAAACTAAGGGCGCAGTTCACAAACTTTCTAAAAAGGCCATTAATGCTAAGCATTGTCCATGCAACAACCATATTTTGAACAACTCATTTTCCAAATCTTCAAAAGTTACATCTTGTCGTAATGCTTCAGGAACTATGAGGAAA GTAACTGTAGTTGAACAAGTCCCGAAACAGAAAACAAATATTCgaaaaaatcatttaacaatGCAAAACGTCAAATCaaaaactaatacaaattttgtaaaaaatgaaaatattccaAATAAATGTGTATCAAGCATGGACGAAG cTATATTGCGATGGGACAAACTGATGTCAAAAGTTAAGGTATCTAGCAATAACCAGGAAGTTGTCACCGCTGAG agtaaaattaatattcacaaAAACGTATTGAAGTCGGATGTAAATAATAGATACACGAGAGctgttaatttatcaaataccaATGACATTGAGCCTTTAAAGGTCGAAAtggaaaaaatgaataattttatggaACAGTTCAacgacaaattaaaaacagtcaCGGCGGAGTTGTCAAATGAGAAAAGTAGTAATATAGTGTTGATGAAGTCAGTTACAGCTGCTTTGGACAAGTATCAGAATCTGGAGTTGGAACAGAAAACGCGCGAAGAAATTTATTACAAAGAAAAGCTGGATTCATGTACTAAAGAAttagaaaatgttataattgaaaataacgaTCTTCTGAAAcg tttgcaAGACTCGGAGGTTAAGTTAGATAATgcgaataaaaaaattctaactttattAGAAAAAACCGATGATAGTGAATATGTAGAAAAAATTAAGGAGATAGAAGATGA GCGTTTAGAATGGAAATCATATCAAATACATCTGGAAAATCAGATTGCTGAAAATCATAAAGCACTTAACCGCAAAGAACAGTACATCAAGAACCAAGATTACGTGATCGAAAATTTGACGCAAGAAAAACTAAGTTTGGAAACACGGTTGAATAATCCCGTGTTAGAATTACAATCGAATCGATCGgaagaaatagaaaaatatcaaaaagaaaTAAGACAGCTCTCTGCGATCATAGCTGACACAGAGAAAACGTTGGAGGCAACTAAAGAGTCATATAATATAGAGATGTCAGAAATGag GGAGCGTCTTAGAAACTTGGAGAAATTAATAGTTACAAAAACCGATTTAATTAATCAGCAAAACTTGACATTAGACTTACTGAGGGAAATAACTCCAACAACGAATGATAATTCGATG GTTATCACAATTATGGACTTGATTAAAAAGCCCAAAAGAAAACCCAGTGTCGGCCGCTCTACGCGAGGAGCAAAGAGATTGCGTTCTATCAGAGAAAATGATACAAATGCCAATGAGGAAACCTAG
- the LOC132926732 gene encoding endothelial zinc finger protein induced by tumor necrosis factor alpha-like encodes MCDKSFDVSCHLTVHQRTHKGEKPDHCDVCDMTFSVRQNMAFTQKNNLTRDQRMHTGEKPYLCGVCDMAFTQKTSLTRHQRTHTGEKPYLCGVCDMAFTQKTSLTCHQRTHTGEKPYLCGVCDMAFTQKTSLTCHQRTHTGEKPYVCGVCDMAFTQKTNLTRHQRTHTGEKPYRCDVCDKSFSQKNNLTRHQRTHTGGKPY; translated from the coding sequence ATGTGCGATAAGTCATTTGATGTTAGCTGTCATCTGACTGTACACCAGCGGACGCATAAGGGTGAAAAACCAGATCACTGCGATGTATGTGATATGACGTTCTCTGTAAGACAAAATATGGCGTTCACTCAAAAAAACAATCTGACCAGAGACCAGCGGATGCATACAGGCGAAAAACCATACCTATGCGGCGTGTGTGATATGGCGTTCACTCAAAAAACCAGTCTGACCAGACACCAGCGGACGCATACAGGTGAAAAACCATACCTATGCGGCGTGTGTGATATGGCGTTCACTCAAAAAACCAGTCTGACCTGTCATCAGCGGACGCATACAGGTGAAAAACCGTACCTATGCGGCGTGTGTGATATGGCGTTTACTCAAAAAACCAGTCTGACCTGTCATCAGCGGACGCATACAGGTGAAAAACCGTACGTATGCGGCGTGTGTGATATGGCGTTTACTCAAAAAACCAATCTGACCAGACACCAGCGGACGCATACAGGTGAAAAACCGTACCGATGTGACGTGTGTGATAAGTCGTTCTCTCAAAAAAACAATCTGACCAGACACCAGCGGACGCATACGGGTGGAAAACCGTACTGA